CTTTTGAACCCCCAATTCGGCAGCCTTTTCACCAAACTTACTGCTGCGGCGGGCAAAGTGAAGATGCCGGTGCCCCTGGGTATATTCTTCCAAAGCGTTGCCCAACAAATCAGATAATCCTCCGAGAATACGCTTCATTAAAGGCGTAAAAGCCGGAAACTGCGATATGGGTGGTGTATCGAGAAAAACGATGGGTACCTCTCCAAATTCACGTCGAAGTTCTGTGACGAGCGCATCGCATTCAGCAATAAACTTTTCGGGGCTGTGGAGCGCAAAGGCGTCGTTGCCACCCAAACCGAGCACGATGCAATCTACTGCATCCCAACTTATGTCGGGCAAAATCAATTTCCGCACCGCGCGTACTGTGTATCCGCTCTCTGCACACACACGCCATTGCACAGGCCTTTCGAGATGTTGAGACAACAGTTCACCGAGCTTTCCGGCAAGGCCCATTTCGTGGCGGTCCACTCCTACCCCTGCTACCGTGCTTTCACCCAA
This DNA window, taken from Cryomorphaceae bacterium, encodes the following:
- a CDS encoding SGNH/GDSL hydrolase family protein, which produces MSVSNAMRTYRRAAWWVVPMLPLLIFQARGVKRRVPRLPNAEGPEGVAGTSFSTKNFNLLFLGESTVAGVGVDRHEMGLAGKLGELLSQHLERPVQWRVCAESGYTVRAVRKLILPDISWDAVDCIVLGLGGNDAFALHSPEKFIAECDALVTELRREFGEVPIVFLDTPPISQFPAFTPLMKRILGGLSDLLGNALEEYTQGHRHLHFARRSSKFGEKAAELGVQKLFSDGVHPSQLTYQMWAEDTVNYMVAAQIGSTEH